Proteins from a genomic interval of Niabella soli DSM 19437:
- a CDS encoding glycoside hydrolase family 88 protein — protein sequence MKLLALALLAALFLGSCKTASVKTDSTLRYCLRQASKTLAAAEATVSIPRSIAPGSRKWYCVNYRDWTSGFWPGILWYAYEFNKQPKWKTAAECYSRLLFPLVDSSAIDHDIGFQLYCSAGNGYRLTGDSLYRNILLRAADSLATLYNAKVGTILSWPREVPGVDWPLRHNTIMDNMINLELLFWASKHGGGKRLYDMAVSHATVTMRNQFRPDYTSYHVVVYDTATGKKIRGITHQGFSDGSMWARGQAWAIYGYTMVYRETKDQRFLDFAQKVTDVYLEKLPKDLIPYWDFDDPAIPAAPRDASAAAVTASALLELSTFVTDRARSKMYFDKAVAMLTALSSEKYQSRNTNDAFLLHSTGHKPNGGEIDASIIYADYYYIEALLRLKKLKEQRSFYEKL from the coding sequence ATGAAATTACTCGCCCTTGCCCTTTTAGCAGCCCTGTTCCTGGGGAGTTGTAAAACTGCTTCGGTGAAAACGGACAGCACATTGCGTTATTGCCTCCGGCAGGCTTCAAAAACACTGGCAGCAGCGGAAGCTACCGTAAGCATTCCCCGAAGCATTGCTCCCGGAAGCCGGAAGTGGTATTGTGTAAATTACCGGGACTGGACCAGCGGCTTCTGGCCGGGCATATTATGGTATGCGTATGAATTTAATAAGCAGCCAAAATGGAAAACAGCCGCGGAATGCTATTCGCGGTTGCTGTTTCCACTGGTAGACTCGTCTGCAATTGATCATGATATCGGCTTTCAGTTGTATTGCAGTGCGGGCAATGGATACCGGTTAACGGGGGACAGCTTGTACAGGAACATTCTTTTACGCGCTGCAGATTCACTCGCCACATTGTATAATGCAAAAGTTGGAACTATTTTGTCATGGCCCCGAGAAGTTCCGGGAGTAGACTGGCCGTTGCGGCATAACACCATTATGGATAATATGATTAACCTGGAGCTGCTATTCTGGGCTTCTAAACACGGCGGCGGGAAGAGGCTGTATGATATGGCAGTGAGTCATGCCACCGTCACGATGAGGAATCAGTTCAGGCCTGATTATACTTCGTATCATGTTGTTGTTTACGATACGGCTACCGGCAAAAAAATAAGAGGAATCACGCACCAGGGTTTTAGCGATGGCAGTATGTGGGCGCGCGGACAGGCATGGGCTATTTACGGGTATACCATGGTGTACAGGGAAACGAAAGACCAGCGGTTTCTTGATTTTGCTCAAAAGGTAACTGATGTATACCTGGAAAAATTGCCCAAAGATCTAATACCTTATTGGGATTTCGATGATCCGGCTATTCCCGCTGCGCCCCGTGATGCTTCTGCAGCGGCGGTTACAGCTTCGGCATTGTTGGAATTATCAACCTTTGTAACGGATAGAGCAAGGTCAAAAATGTATTTCGACAAGGCGGTTGCAATGCTGACGGCCTTATCTTCTGAAAAATACCAAAGTCGTAACACCAATGATGCATTCCTTTTACACAGCACCGGTCATAAGCCCAATGGCGGGGAAATAGATGCATCCATTATTTACGCAGATTATTATTATATCGAAGCTCTATTGCGGCTAAAAAAATTAAAGGAGCAACGATCTTTTTATGAAAAATTATAA
- a CDS encoding DUF4979 domain-containing protein, translating to MKRNGNLILLTACFFCCLSACQKAFREKDPASVLLSKENQDNLALMEDSLVSGYINDDFSKMDTLNWNAPAGRLENGKMAATMWLQNATVPYYRGDFSRKNGLTINKDNYPVIAIKMRKPPKSNFFFDTNLGSYNNRNNNHTVIKQPDGSNIYYWDLRNGGLGTNPVPGGDVFLWRFQFKLAEVELTQAQLAAGDIGYTVSWIKSFRSVEDMRAKLNIPPPTPYSFDKQFKHPGLLHSKADLNRIRSLVLDQKPQAYACYQLLQNDYHSHSDYLLRGPFTYFTRDNNVYVDGVRGGSVKALVERDVLGAYYNALMWYITGDTLHARKSVQILDAYANKAVGIVGGDAQLNGLYGFLLANAGEIMRYTYDKWPETSAIQLGKMLQTAFYPTLRNFSPASHGNWDIICMKALMAIAVYTDDAAMVNKVVTYFYHGEGNGSIDQYIVSDAGQLQESNRDQAHSMLALGSLAELCEIAEHQGIPLYAASANAIMRGYEYTAAYNLGNTVSFRTWYDYHERNYKDYTPEHISDNARGSFRAVFEMAYNHYVTQKGLSMPYTEQVLQHIRPEGAPAWADNPGYGTLLFNRWE from the coding sequence ATGAAACGAAATGGCAATCTTATTTTGCTGACGGCTTGTTTTTTTTGTTGCCTTAGCGCCTGTCAAAAAGCATTCCGGGAAAAAGATCCCGCATCGGTACTATTATCTAAAGAGAATCAGGATAACCTTGCGCTGATGGAAGACTCCCTGGTAAGCGGTTATATTAATGATGACTTCAGTAAAATGGATACGCTCAACTGGAATGCTCCGGCGGGCCGTCTTGAAAATGGTAAAATGGCCGCTACCATGTGGCTGCAGAACGCTACGGTTCCTTATTACCGTGGCGATTTTAGCCGCAAGAACGGTCTCACTATTAATAAAGATAATTACCCGGTGATCGCCATAAAAATGCGGAAGCCGCCTAAGTCTAACTTCTTTTTTGATACCAACCTCGGCTCTTACAATAACCGCAACAACAACCATACGGTAATTAAACAGCCGGATGGCAGCAATATCTACTACTGGGACCTGCGCAATGGGGGACTGGGCACAAACCCCGTGCCTGGGGGGGATGTTTTCCTGTGGAGGTTTCAGTTCAAACTGGCAGAAGTGGAGCTTACGCAGGCCCAGTTGGCGGCGGGAGATATCGGTTATACCGTATCGTGGATCAAAAGCTTCCGATCGGTAGAAGACATGCGGGCAAAATTGAATATACCACCACCAACGCCCTATTCGTTTGATAAACAATTCAAGCATCCCGGTCTCCTGCATTCCAAAGCGGATCTCAACCGCATCCGGTCGCTGGTGCTGGATCAGAAACCCCAGGCTTATGCCTGTTACCAGTTGTTGCAAAACGATTACCATTCTCATTCCGATTACTTGTTGCGCGGACCGTTTACTTATTTTACCAGGGATAATAATGTATATGTCGACGGAGTGCGCGGCGGTTCTGTAAAAGCCCTCGTAGAGCGCGATGTGCTGGGTGCTTATTACAATGCCCTGATGTGGTATATTACCGGCGACACCCTGCATGCACGAAAATCCGTACAGATATTGGACGCGTACGCTAATAAAGCCGTTGGCATAGTTGGCGGGGATGCACAGTTAAACGGATTGTATGGTTTTTTGCTGGCGAACGCTGGTGAGATCATGCGCTATACCTATGATAAATGGCCGGAGACCTCGGCTATTCAATTAGGTAAAATGCTGCAGACCGCATTCTACCCAACCTTGCGCAATTTTAGTCCGGCTTCGCATGGCAACTGGGATATCATTTGCATGAAAGCCCTGATGGCCATTGCGGTTTATACGGATGATGCCGCCATGGTTAACAAGGTGGTCACGTATTTCTATCATGGCGAAGGCAACGGCAGTATCGATCAATACATTGTTTCGGATGCCGGGCAATTGCAGGAAAGCAACCGGGACCAGGCGCATTCCATGCTGGCATTGGGCTCGCTGGCAGAGCTATGTGAAATTGCCGAGCACCAGGGGATACCCTTATATGCGGCATCAGCGAACGCTATTATGCGCGGGTATGAATATACAGCAGCTTATAATTTAGGGAATACGGTTTCCTTCCGTACCTGGTATGATTATCATGAACGGAACTATAAAGATTATACGCCCGAACATATCTCGGATAATGCACGGGGTAGCTTTCGTGCGGTGTTTGAAATGGCTTATAACCATTATGTAACGCAAAAAGGATTGTCGATGCCTTACACAGAGCAGGTGTTGCAACACATCCGGCCGGAAGGTGCGCCTGCCTGGGCCGATAATCCGGGTTATGGTACTTTGTTATTTAACCGCTGGGAATAA
- a CDS encoding IPT/TIG domain-containing protein, whose translation MRNKFICLIGSLFIATFIIIGCEKGPAYRTFTYPVPVASGMSPVTGYPGSNVSITGSNFDTLTGAVKVWFGGIPATTVVSCSNNQIVVQVPATATSGKVSLQVWTNKLDSIGTFTVTPRN comes from the coding sequence ATGCGAAATAAATTCATCTGTTTAATAGGAAGCTTATTTATAGCAACTTTTATAATAATAGGCTGCGAAAAAGGGCCCGCCTACCGGACCTTCACTTATCCCGTTCCGGTTGCCTCCGGTATGAGCCCGGTCACCGGCTACCCCGGTAGTAATGTTAGCATCACAGGATCAAATTTTGACACCCTTACGGGGGCCGTAAAAGTTTGGTTTGGCGGTATTCCGGCAACCACTGTGGTAAGCTGCTCCAATAACCAGATTGTAGTGCAGGTGCCTGCAACGGCCACATCAGGAAAAGTAAGCCTGCAGGTATGGACCAATAAGCTCGATTCTATAGGCACTTTCACCGTTACCCCACGTAATTAA
- a CDS encoding RagB/SusD family nutrient uptake outer membrane protein yields the protein MKRLSTYIMAGALICLAACQKNFIDLKPTANFTDAVYFKKPADFKTYATGFYGKLPGWDFNTMDNNSDLSANANNADYDLGHGTIAASTSGSWDYSGIRSCNTLLSKASGYTGGGNISQYVGEAYFFRAFAYFGLLKTYGGVPVDTTVLTTSSPELFAPRNSRYEVVKQILSDLNGAIANLPTEQNIPATDKGRVSKWAAEAVKAQVELYEATWEKYVGQSTDGDGKATGGGTAGYDAANVKNYLADAVALCKDIMDNGGYEIWNKNGVTSMANASSWYLFNLEDAASNPGGFDKSGNKEFILYTVYDYTLKKGGKNITWTSWQLYPSRKFVDMAVCSDGLPPDKSPLFQGYHKTGDEFKNRDYRLINYLYGNAAPATAVTLDYGSLGASGYANSKYAVYGYGSRRTDNTESANYPIIRLAEVYLMYAEALYELNGAITDAQLDASVNKLRDRGAVAHLSNALVTANGLDMLTEIRRERAVELYREGRRFDDLKRWGILEAALNPSRLGMVVGDASYNTPFKDASGNATSLYHPSTYVLGEEAVQTPKGTLSCVVVDSKTNHSVAKKHYLYPVPLSQITLNNKLLQNPGY from the coding sequence ATGAAACGACTGTCAACATATATTATGGCCGGAGCGCTGATCTGCCTTGCTGCCTGCCAGAAAAATTTTATAGACTTAAAGCCCACTGCGAATTTTACGGATGCGGTATATTTTAAAAAGCCCGCGGATTTTAAAACATATGCTACCGGGTTTTACGGAAAACTTCCGGGCTGGGATTTTAATACGATGGACAATAATTCCGACCTGTCGGCCAACGCCAACAATGCTGATTATGACCTGGGGCATGGTACTATTGCTGCCAGCACCAGCGGATCCTGGGATTATTCGGGTATCCGCAGTTGCAATACCTTATTATCAAAAGCCAGCGGCTATACTGGTGGGGGCAATATCAGCCAGTATGTGGGCGAAGCTTATTTCTTTCGTGCCTTTGCTTATTTTGGCTTATTGAAAACCTATGGGGGCGTGCCTGTTGACACTACCGTATTGACCACAAGTTCCCCGGAATTATTTGCGCCCCGCAACAGCCGCTATGAAGTGGTAAAGCAGATCCTTTCGGATCTGAACGGAGCCATTGCTAATTTGCCCACCGAACAAAATATACCGGCTACCGATAAGGGCCGCGTAAGTAAATGGGCGGCCGAAGCCGTCAAAGCGCAGGTGGAATTATATGAGGCAACCTGGGAAAAATATGTAGGCCAGTCTACCGATGGCGACGGTAAAGCAACAGGTGGCGGTACCGCGGGGTATGATGCGGCGAATGTAAAAAATTATTTAGCAGATGCTGTGGCCCTGTGTAAAGACATTATGGATAATGGCGGATACGAAATATGGAATAAAAACGGGGTAACCAGCATGGCCAATGCAAGTTCCTGGTATTTATTTAACCTGGAAGACGCGGCCAGCAACCCGGGGGGATTTGATAAGTCGGGCAACAAGGAATTTATTCTATACACCGTGTATGACTATACGCTGAAAAAAGGCGGAAAAAATATTACCTGGACCTCCTGGCAACTCTATCCCAGCCGCAAGTTTGTAGATATGGCGGTGTGTAGTGACGGCCTGCCTCCAGACAAATCGCCCTTGTTCCAGGGATACCACAAAACGGGTGATGAATTTAAGAACAGGGACTACCGTTTGATCAATTATTTGTACGGTAATGCCGCTCCAGCAACTGCTGTTACATTGGATTATGGCAGCCTGGGCGCCAGCGGGTATGCCAATAGTAAATATGCTGTGTACGGTTATGGAAGCCGCAGGACGGACAATACGGAATCAGCCAATTATCCCATTATTCGTTTAGCGGAAGTATACCTGATGTATGCCGAAGCTTTATATGAGTTGAATGGCGCTATTACGGACGCGCAGTTAGATGCTTCTGTTAATAAGCTGAGAGACAGGGGGGCTGTAGCGCACCTGAGTAATGCTTTGGTTACAGCAAACGGCCTGGATATGCTTACGGAGATCCGCCGGGAACGAGCCGTGGAATTATATCGCGAAGGCCGCCGTTTTGACGATCTGAAACGCTGGGGTATCCTGGAAGCTGCGCTGAACCCCTCCCGCCTGGGAATGGTGGTGGGCGATGCGTCGTATAACACGCCCTTTAAAGATGCCTCGGGTAATGCCACATCGCTCTATCATCCCTCCACTTATGTATTGGGAGAAGAAGCGGTGCAAACGCCAAAAGGTACCCTGAGTTGCGTGGTGGTAGACAGTAAAACAAATCATTCGGTTGCCAAAAAACATTATTTGTATCCGGTACCACTGAGCCAGATCACATTAAACAATAAACTGCTTCAGAACCCGGGCTATTAA